A single genomic interval of Candidatus Omnitrophota bacterium harbors:
- a CDS encoding cupin domain-containing protein, producing the protein MKLYEKIRYVRHNVLKISLKDFHKKLTAIFGDNVLSYYTLCRLEKGHSEDIRIKSLYQICTGLGVSLKELKEGTEEEESKIVNIIRAADRANNKYIYNEKAIAEILSSRNIKFLAMELALMPCGITKEEEDPVDVNRFEKLVMILQGEVICHVGNERHMIKKGDTLSFASNIPHHFENPSKTLKARCIIIQNPKSY; encoded by the coding sequence ATGAAACTTTACGAGAAGATCCGGTACGTTCGGCATAACGTCTTAAAGATCAGTCTTAAAGACTTTCATAAAAAGTTGACCGCTATCTTCGGGGACAATGTCCTCTCCTACTATACCCTGTGTCGCTTAGAAAAAGGCCATAGTGAAGATATACGCATAAAGAGCCTGTACCAGATATGTACCGGCTTAGGTGTATCCTTGAAAGAACTGAAGGAGGGCACCGAGGAAGAAGAGTCAAAGATCGTAAATATTATCAGGGCCGCTGACAGGGCAAATAATAAATATATCTACAACGAGAAGGCCATCGCGGAGATATTGAGCTCGAGGAATATCAAGTTCCTGGCGATGGAGCTGGCGCTAATGCCCTGCGGCATTACAAAGGAAGAAGAAGATCCGGTAGACGTCAACAGGTTCGAAAAACTGGTAATGATCCTGCAGGGCGAGGTCATTTGCCACGTCGGAAATGAGAGGCACATGATTAAAAAAGGAGATACGCTCTCTTTCGCGAGCAATATCCCCCATCATTTTGAAAACCCATCCAAAACACTCAAGGCCCGTTGTATAATAATCCAGAACCCTAAATCTTACTGA
- a CDS encoding ATP-binding protein has translation MITRTISKKLHDLALKFPVVSVTGPRQSGKTTLVKNVFPKLAYVSLEDLDTREFAEIDPRGFLSTYDKGVIIDEVQRVPKLFSYIQTQVDKKKSAGQFILTGSQNILLHEHVSQTLAGRAAILKLLPFSIEELEKTSYRIKDIDDYLFKGFYPRIYDKKIPPSDWYANYIQTYVERDVRLIKNIGDLNVFQKFLKLCAGRIGQILNLSSLGNECGITHNTAKAWISILESCYIIFLLAPYYKNFNKRLVKMPKLYFYDPGLACSLLGLRARGQVATHYLRGSLFESALISELIKERYNRGEESGCYFWRDKTGNEVDCVLDVSGTLLSIEIKSGKTVTGDFFDGLKYWAKVAGENGKKAYLVYGGSENQKRDFANVISWKNISLIIYK, from the coding sequence ATGATAACAAGAACTATCTCTAAAAAACTTCACGACCTGGCCTTAAAATTCCCTGTAGTTTCTGTTACGGGGCCGCGACAATCCGGTAAGACAACACTCGTAAAGAATGTGTTCCCGAAGCTGGCATATGTTTCCCTGGAGGACCTCGATACCAGAGAATTCGCCGAAATCGATCCGCGAGGCTTCCTGTCTACATATGACAAGGGTGTCATTATAGACGAGGTTCAGCGGGTACCGAAACTTTTTTCTTATATCCAGACGCAGGTGGATAAGAAAAAATCAGCAGGTCAATTCATCCTTACGGGCTCACAAAATATTTTACTGCACGAGCACGTATCCCAGACACTGGCCGGCCGCGCCGCCATATTAAAATTACTGCCTTTTAGCATCGAGGAATTGGAAAAGACCTCTTATCGTATTAAAGACATCGACGATTATTTATTTAAGGGGTTCTATCCGCGCATTTATGACAAAAAGATACCGCCTTCCGATTGGTACGCCAACTACATACAGACATATGTGGAAAGAGATGTCCGCCTTATAAAAAATATAGGCGATCTTAACGTATTCCAGAAGTTCTTAAAACTCTGCGCAGGACGGATAGGGCAGATACTTAACCTATCGTCTTTAGGAAATGAATGCGGCATTACCCATAATACGGCAAAGGCCTGGATATCTATTTTAGAATCATGCTACATAATTTTTTTATTGGCGCCTTATTACAAAAATTTCAATAAACGCCTTGTAAAAATGCCGAAGCTATATTTTTATGATCCCGGCCTGGCGTGCTCTCTTTTGGGACTGCGCGCCCGAGGGCAGGTCGCGACACATTACCTGCGCGGGAGCCTTTTTGAATCGGCATTGATATCGGAATTAATAAAAGAAAGGTATAACAGGGGAGAGGAGTCGGGCTGTTATTTTTGGCGGGACAAGACCGGCAACGAAGTGGATTGTGTTTTGGACGTATCCGGCACTCTTTTATCGATAGAGATCAAGTCCGGCAAGACGGTTACCGGTGATTTTTTTGACGGTCTTAAATATTGGGCCAAGGTCGCGGGGGAGAACGGTAAAAAGGCCTACCTGGTTTACGGAGGATCTGAAAATCAGAAAAGGGATTTCGCAAATGTTATAAGCTGGAAAAACATCTCATTGATAATTTACAAATAA
- a CDS encoding response regulator, giving the protein MNKPVVLVVDDEVDARNMIIDFLEERFDCKYREAKDGEEAVKFVRSNPCDVMILDIKMPKKGGIAVIKEAKEINPKVDILVVSAYVSDEVSEEAMKLGATDYAVKPLEMNIVASKFSNILQKRGQKVSKI; this is encoded by the coding sequence ATGAACAAGCCTGTGGTTCTGGTAGTGGATGATGAGGTTGACGCGCGCAACATGATCATAGATTTCCTGGAGGAGAGGTTCGACTGTAAATACCGGGAAGCGAAGGACGGCGAGGAGGCGGTCAAATTCGTAAGGTCGAATCCATGTGATGTGATGATACTCGATATAAAGATGCCCAAGAAGGGCGGCATTGCCGTAATAAAAGAGGCAAAAGAGATCAACCCAAAAGTGGATATTCTCGTAGTCTCCGCATATGTCAGTGATGAGGTATCTGAAGAGGCTATGAAGTTAGGAGCAACAGACTATGCGGTAAAGCCGCTGGAGATGAACATCGTCGCGTCGAAATTCTCAAATATACTGCAGAAGCGGGGGCAGAAAGTCAGTAAGATTTAG
- a CDS encoding response regulator: protein MIKLLIVDDEKGITDALRDFFGHRGFSVRIANNGDDALAAVRTDRPDIIFLDIRMRGMGGLEVLEKVKASDKSIKVIMLTIHEEKEIVAKARALGADEYITKPFRVDYLEEVVIKKVQELMKEKA from the coding sequence ATGATAAAACTGTTGATAGTCGACGATGAAAAGGGGATAACGGACGCGTTGAGGGATTTCTTCGGCCACAGGGGATTCAGCGTAAGGATCGCCAATAACGGGGATGACGCTCTCGCCGCGGTAAGAACGGACAGGCCCGATATCATATTCCTCGATATCAGGATGCGGGGTATGGGCGGCCTGGAAGTGCTCGAAAAGGTCAAGGCCTCGGACAAAAGTATTAAGGTAATAATGTTAACCATCCACGAGGAGAAGGAGATTGTCGCAAAAGCCCGTGCGCTCGGCGCAGATGAATATATAACAAAACCGTTCAGGGTAGACTATCTGGAAGAAGTTGTTATAAAGAAAGTCCAGGAACTCATGAAGGAGAAGGCATGA
- a CDS encoding response regulator, which translates to MSKKILILDDEEEYLLSLQKFLQEFKYTVCVAASSSQALDAISKDKPDLVLFDYKLPDMDGDYFLKKAREISPSTCYILITAWNDPAIPERFKKMGAAEVILKPIKLEELLKSIRTILKE; encoded by the coding sequence ATGAGCAAGAAGATCCTCATATTAGACGACGAAGAGGAATACCTCCTCTCGTTGCAGAAATTTTTGCAGGAGTTTAAATACACGGTCTGCGTCGCGGCGTCATCGTCGCAGGCGCTCGACGCGATAAGTAAAGATAAGCCTGACCTCGTGTTGTTCGACTATAAATTGCCGGATATGGACGGCGATTATTTTCTTAAGAAGGCCCGGGAGATCAGCCCCTCTACGTGTTATATATTGATTACTGCCTGGAATGACCCCGCTATACCTGAACGATTCAAAAAAATGGGCGCCGCCGAAGTAATATTAAAACCGATAAAACTGGAAGAGTTGTTAAAAAGCATACGGACTATACTGAAAGAATAG
- a CDS encoding HAMP domain-containing sensor histidine kinase: MLLIKVTDKYLFQKKYDYKHLINEFMDELKTMILNTTDIAQSTVDFLNTSIRPAASAVFMYNRFTSQYDLIASHDFKDTALKIAGSSELVKLLEKTGKIIDIKNDNKLTLFHENKHFSASNIILIIPLLIHKELIGLLCLGKKKSDEEYTENDIEALAGLSGALSISLNNAQLFDERADAEKRALVGTIATGINHEVGNPLNIITIKLDTFRILAKEGMLAHKTKDEIINEINDITKVCLESAQRIAEITKQVSEFAKPDKKLVFDKVNISEAIDETITFLKNGMIIESDKIEKRIMCEHAYAMADRGQLKQILFNLIKNASHAIDKNTGKIIISVDKNDGGEISIKITDNGHGMPKEILDRVFTPFFTTKEPGKGTGLGLALVKIMTERNNGKIKVESHEGKGTTFTLIFKGGLL; the protein is encoded by the coding sequence ATGCTTTTAATAAAAGTCACCGACAAATATCTCTTCCAGAAAAAATACGATTATAAACATCTCATAAATGAATTCATGGACGAGCTGAAGACTATGATATTGAATACTACCGACATAGCTCAGTCAACGGTAGATTTTTTAAATACTTCAATCCGCCCGGCGGCTTCAGCTGTGTTTATGTATAATAGGTTCACAAGCCAATATGACCTCATTGCCTCGCATGATTTTAAAGATACAGCGTTAAAAATCGCCGGCAGTTCCGAGCTCGTTAAATTACTGGAGAAAACCGGAAAAATAATAGATATAAAAAATGACAACAAGTTAACGTTATTCCATGAAAATAAACATTTCTCTGCGTCGAATATAATATTGATAATACCTCTTTTAATACATAAAGAGCTCATAGGTCTCCTGTGCCTCGGGAAGAAAAAATCGGATGAAGAATATACAGAGAATGATATCGAAGCGTTGGCGGGCTTATCCGGCGCGTTGTCGATCTCGCTTAATAACGCCCAGCTTTTTGATGAAAGAGCGGACGCGGAGAAGAGGGCATTGGTAGGCACGATAGCCACAGGCATAAATCACGAGGTAGGTAATCCGCTTAATATTATTACCATAAAGCTCGATACATTTCGCATACTGGCAAAAGAGGGAATGTTGGCGCACAAGACCAAAGACGAGATCATAAACGAGATAAACGATATAACAAAGGTTTGTCTGGAGAGTGCGCAGAGAATAGCCGAAATTACCAAACAGGTGTCCGAATTTGCCAAGCCGGATAAGAAGCTTGTATTTGATAAGGTAAATATAAGCGAAGCGATCGATGAGACCATAACGTTTCTTAAGAACGGTATGATCATTGAAAGCGATAAGATAGAAAAAAGGATCATGTGCGAACACGCATATGCTATGGCGGACAGGGGCCAGTTAAAGCAGATCCTGTTCAATTTAATAAAAAACGCATCCCACGCAATCGATAAAAACACAGGCAAAATAATAATAAGCGTCGACAAGAATGACGGCGGTGAGATATCCATCAAGATCACCGATAACGGCCATGGTATGCCAAAAGAAATCCTAGATAGGGTCTTTACGCCGTTCTTTACGACGAAAGAACCCGGGAAAGGGACGGGGCTGGGCCTTGCCCTGGTGAAGATCATGACTGAGAGGAACAACGGAAAGATAAAGGTCGAGAGCCATGAAGGGAAAGGTACGACTTTCACATTAATCTTTAAGGGCGGCCTCTTATGA
- a CDS encoding aldehyde dehydrogenase family protein: protein MHKTWIGKEVDNSVNGGRMRIFTLLVNGQDLDTGAYEYFPYTDQVIKDFKTPYKVISSLKKNISVPSANEYIYAKYCIDEDETNKKAIESAYNASQKFRYFPVSIRRKILGDIHKNLLEKKEELLNLFVVEGHPRKLCEWEFSGMEKAYRPESLDFFKDELWTEVGRGKNETMYLARKPDGVVCVSPPKNAPCSNSLTAGFALLAGNTLIVKPPLRTPLATIFLWKEIVWKAAKANGAPDGTVNIVIGNSKKITDEWIESPFVNDIMYFGTSEKGLEIGKRIYLAGKKPILELSGNDMLFVWKDADLDNAINSLLDAFLGSTQICMVPKAAIIHESIYDRFLKKFSVELRKMKVGLPSDPKTCLTPVMMMKEFNEFLEDAIEKGAKLIQGGEKVNYEGNKDNKGAFIIPAIVSIENGEKALEMKVVKEENFFPLLPLVKVKGSNDEDIFKKMMTIANSNEYGLRTSLWVKSSLYTRKFIRYIHNSGLIRINSRHVDFSLFLSTHGGTGRTGGPYGEMNYIWQKTTHLQGISLTRDKIPGTK from the coding sequence ATGCATAAGACATGGATTGGTAAAGAAGTAGACAATTCTGTAAATGGAGGTAGAATGCGGATTTTTACGCTTTTAGTTAACGGACAAGACTTGGACACGGGGGCATATGAATATTTTCCATATACTGATCAAGTTATTAAAGATTTTAAAACACCATACAAGGTTATATCTTCTTTAAAAAAGAATATTAGTGTCCCATCCGCCAATGAGTATATTTATGCGAAATATTGTATAGATGAAGATGAGACAAACAAAAAGGCAATTGAGTCAGCATACAATGCGAGCCAAAAATTTAGATATTTTCCTGTGAGTATAAGAAGAAAAATTTTAGGAGATATTCATAAAAATCTTTTAGAGAAAAAAGAAGAATTATTGAACCTATTTGTTGTCGAAGGGCATCCTCGAAAACTATGCGAATGGGAGTTTTCAGGTATGGAGAAAGCATATCGTCCCGAGTCTTTAGATTTTTTTAAAGATGAACTATGGACAGAAGTCGGTCGAGGTAAAAATGAAACGATGTATTTAGCTCGAAAGCCGGATGGCGTAGTTTGTGTTAGCCCACCCAAAAATGCCCCTTGTAGCAATTCCTTAACCGCAGGGTTTGCATTGCTTGCGGGCAATACACTAATAGTCAAGCCGCCTTTGCGAACACCGCTGGCCACCATATTTCTTTGGAAAGAAATTGTATGGAAAGCGGCAAAAGCGAATGGTGCTCCTGACGGCACCGTTAATATAGTAATAGGAAATTCTAAAAAAATTACAGATGAATGGATAGAAAGCCCTTTTGTGAATGACATAATGTATTTTGGGACCAGCGAAAAGGGATTGGAAATAGGAAAAAGAATTTATCTTGCAGGCAAGAAACCCATATTAGAGTTATCCGGAAATGATATGTTATTTGTGTGGAAAGATGCCGATTTAGACAATGCAATTAACTCACTTTTAGATGCTTTTTTAGGTTCTACACAAATATGTATGGTTCCTAAGGCTGCCATTATTCATGAGTCAATATATGACAGGTTTCTAAAGAAGTTTTCAGTTGAACTTAGAAAGATGAAAGTTGGTTTGCCGTCTGATCCTAAAACATGCCTTACGCCAGTCATGATGATGAAAGAATTTAACGAATTTCTTGAAGATGCAATAGAAAAAGGCGCTAAGCTTATTCAAGGTGGAGAAAAGGTAAATTATGAAGGTAACAAGGATAATAAAGGTGCTTTTATAATTCCAGCTATTGTATCAATTGAGAATGGTGAGAAAGCTTTGGAAATGAAAGTTGTTAAAGAAGAAAACTTTTTCCCTTTATTACCTTTAGTGAAGGTTAAGGGTTCAAATGATGAAGATATATTCAAAAAGATGATGACTATAGCAAATTCTAATGAATACGGATTACGTACGTCTTTATGGGTTAAGTCAAGTTTATATACTCGTAAATTCATACGGTATATTCATAATAGCGGACTAATAAGAATTAACTCTCGACATGTAGATTTCTCTTTATTTTTATCAACGCATGGAGGTACAGGTAGAACTGGGGGCCCTTACGGTGAAATGAATTATATATGGCAAAAAACAACCCATCTTCAGGGAATTAGTTTAACAAGAGATAAAATTCCGGGAACAAAATGA
- a CDS encoding response regulator — MDDNEKGVILVVDDEKEVTMSLKGFFTALGYDMLTALNGNEALNVIDSIKNLDLILLDVRMPGVDGIQILKHLRKTHSKTKVIIITAYDKEVKEEVEKIGIDGFFSKPIDLSKLIDRIRYVIEDSHKDTRVYPTKEKAEPENKQTPKAKLLFVEPNPIVYGFTCGYFAAEGMLDGDYEMKVVYGNRGGIEKEGLNVLYDYQPDIVIMYDSLFNMEDTKTFAGLMMNSSHKPETVILHGVFPKTELELRELEKEGIKFCNQNSMDDEGLRISNQKLVDFVEKECIRHGLVKK, encoded by the coding sequence ATGGATGATAATGAAAAAGGCGTGATCCTGGTCGTAGACGACGAAAAAGAAGTAACCATGAGCCTGAAAGGCTTCTTCACCGCTTTGGGTTATGACATGCTCACGGCTTTAAACGGTAATGAGGCATTAAATGTCATAGATTCTATTAAGAATCTCGACCTCATACTTCTCGATGTAAGGATGCCCGGTGTGGATGGTATACAGATATTAAAACACCTAAGAAAAACACATTCTAAAACAAAAGTAATTATAATAACCGCTTATGACAAAGAGGTAAAAGAAGAAGTCGAGAAGATCGGTATAGATGGCTTTTTCTCGAAACCTATAGACTTATCCAAGCTCATAGACAGGATCCGATACGTTATAGAGGATTCACACAAGGACACAAGGGTTTATCCCACAAAAGAGAAGGCGGAACCGGAAAACAAACAGACGCCGAAAGCAAAGCTGTTGTTTGTAGAGCCGAATCCGATAGTTTACGGATTCACCTGCGGATATTTCGCGGCTGAAGGAATGTTGGACGGCGATTATGAGATGAAGGTTGTTTATGGCAATAGAGGGGGCATCGAGAAGGAGGGGCTGAATGTTCTGTATGATTATCAGCCCGATATAGTGATAATGTACGATTCATTATTCAATATGGAAGATACTAAGACATTCGCCGGGCTCATGATGAATTCAAGCCACAAACCGGAGACAGTGATACTGCATGGCGTTTTTCCCAAGACAGAACTCGAATTGCGTGAACTCGAAAAAGAAGGGATAAAATTCTGCAATCAGAATTCTATGGACGACGAGGGATTGCGGATCTCGAACCAGAAGCTTGTGGATTTTGTCGAAAAAGAATGCATAAGACATGGATTGGTAAAGAAGTAG
- a CDS encoding helix-turn-helix domain-containing protein produces the protein MDTLMDFNDAKRYLKTSRATLYRLIQSNRLPATKMGRQWRFKKERLDKWLEEHENVKEK, from the coding sequence ATGGATACTTTGATGGATTTTAATGACGCAAAACGATATCTTAAGACGTCGAGAGCTACCTTATATCGTTTAATACAATCTAACAGGCTGCCGGCTACAAAGATGGGAAGGCAGTGGCGGTTCAAGAAAGAGCGCCTTGATAAATGGCTCGAAGAGCATGAAAATGTAAAGGAGAAATAA
- a CDS encoding transposase gives MPRIARLVIPEYPHHITQRGNYRQNIFKDDSDRRQYLFLMAGYGQKYRLDILAYCLMNNHIHFIAIPRDENSLGDTFRIVHTRYAQYFNKKLKAAGHLWQGRYYSCVLDDRRLLAAARYVERNPVRVKAAKTPIDYMWSSARSHCAVSTDDIIDASKLFKYVDIKQGQWKEFIDKGDEPDEVSVIRKHTMTGRPLGSNAFIQKLEKKFGNRLHALPIGRPKNAGSEK, from the coding sequence ATGCCGCGAATTGCGCGATTAGTCATTCCGGAATATCCGCATCATATCACTCAGAGAGGTAACTATCGCCAGAACATATTCAAAGATGATTCTGACCGAAGACAATACCTTTTCCTCATGGCCGGGTACGGCCAAAAATACCGCCTGGATATTCTCGCGTACTGCCTTATGAATAACCATATTCACTTTATTGCCATACCGAGAGACGAAAATTCCCTTGGGGATACGTTTCGCATTGTCCACACACGATATGCGCAGTACTTCAATAAAAAGCTGAAAGCCGCAGGACATCTCTGGCAGGGCAGGTACTATTCATGCGTTCTTGATGATCGCCGTCTTTTAGCCGCAGCCAGATATGTAGAGCGCAATCCGGTTAGGGTGAAGGCGGCCAAGACGCCGATTGATTATATGTGGTCAAGCGCGAGAAGCCATTGTGCCGTCTCGACCGACGATATAATCGATGCGAGCAAACTCTTTAAATATGTCGACATCAAACAAGGGCAGTGGAAGGAATTCATAGATAAAGGCGATGAGCCGGATGAAGTGTCAGTTATTCGTAAGCATACTATGACCGGCAGGCCTCTGGGAAGCAACGCGTTTATTCAAAAGCTCGAGAAGAAATTCGGAAATCGATTACATGCGCTACCGATAGGGAGACCGAAGAATGCTGGTAGTGAGAAATAG
- a CDS encoding IS4 family transposase codes for MNTGKTVFSQVMEFLPFYEFRKCVERYHGDYKVKSFTCMDQFLCLAFAQLTFRESLRDIEACLRSMQSKLYHMGIRGRVSRNTLSNANNQRDWHIYADFAQILIHRARPLYADDSFGVALDDTIYALDSTTIDLCLTLFPWARYQRDHGAIKIHTLLDLRGPIPAFIDITDGKIADVDILDSLIPEAGSFYIMDRGYHDFTRLYALHQAKATFIIRDKANTLHQRVYSRPVDKNTGLRCDQTIALSPYGTERYPELLRLVRFFDSKSNKRFMFLTNNFTIEALTVAELYKARWKVELFFKWIKQHLRIKAFFGTSENAVKTQIWVAVSVYILIAIVKKRLNLKLDLYTILQILSVSIFEKTPIAQVLMAIDTVDKNDQIDNQLLLFKL; via the coding sequence ATGAACACCGGCAAAACCGTTTTTTCTCAAGTTATGGAATTCCTGCCCTTCTACGAATTCCGCAAATGTGTCGAACGTTATCATGGCGATTACAAAGTCAAAAGCTTTACTTGCATGGATCAATTCTTATGTCTTGCCTTCGCGCAACTGACCTTTCGAGAAAGCCTGCGCGATATCGAGGCGTGCTTGCGCTCCATGCAGAGCAAATTATATCACATGGGTATACGCGGACGCGTTTCGCGCAACACATTATCGAACGCGAACAACCAGAGAGACTGGCATATTTATGCTGACTTTGCTCAAATTCTCATCCATAGAGCAAGACCTTTATACGCTGATGATTCTTTCGGCGTCGCTTTGGATGATACCATATACGCGCTCGATTCTACAACGATTGATCTGTGCCTTACGTTATTCCCATGGGCTCGTTATCAAAGAGATCACGGAGCCATTAAAATTCATACGCTCCTGGACTTGCGCGGACCCATTCCGGCGTTTATCGATATCACCGACGGAAAAATTGCCGATGTCGACATCCTGGACTCGCTTATTCCTGAAGCCGGATCGTTCTATATCATGGACCGCGGCTATCACGATTTTACCAGGCTTTATGCGCTGCATCAGGCTAAGGCGACCTTTATTATACGAGATAAGGCCAATACCCTGCATCAAAGAGTATATTCGCGGCCGGTTGACAAAAACACAGGATTGCGTTGTGACCAGACGATCGCGCTCAGTCCATATGGAACCGAACGCTATCCTGAATTACTGCGTCTAGTCCGATTTTTTGACTCAAAGAGCAACAAGCGTTTTATGTTCTTGACGAATAACTTTACCATAGAAGCGTTAACCGTCGCTGAGTTATACAAGGCGCGATGGAAAGTCGAGCTATTTTTTAAATGGATCAAGCAGCATCTGCGCATCAAGGCGTTCTTCGGAACATCTGAGAACGCGGTGAAGACGCAGATTTGGGTTGCCGTATCCGTTTACATATTAATCGCAATTGTCAAAAAGCGTTTGAACCTGAAGCTCGATCTTTACACTATTTTACAGATTCTGAGTGTCAGCATATTCGAGAAAACACCTATAGCACAAGTACTTATGGCAATTGATACGGTCGACAAAAATGATCAAATCGATAACCAATTGTTATTGTTCAAGTTATGA